The Entomobacter blattae nucleotide sequence AGTATGGTGAAACAGCACATAGAGTTCCACAGCAGGATTATGTAATATGGCTTTAAGCGTGTGGTCATCACACGCGAGGCGCATCCACCAGCAATAGCCTTTCCCCACGCTCTTATAAAGATATTTATAGTAGTCTATATTGGGAGTCTCAAGCCGCTCAACCCGATAACCTTCTGGGAGAGTAGTCTCTAAATGAACAGGCTTTTGGTTCATTCGTAAAAAAGTAACCAGAACTTGAACTTTAAAATACGCTTGTGAAGCAGCCCCCTCCATAGGAAGAAGGCTATTTTTCCACAATTTTTGCAAAAAATCCTTCCCTATCTTGTTACCCACTATAATACCCTACCAGAATATCTATCGAGGATTATTCAGTTATCATCCAGAAAGGAACGAAGTTTACGGCTACGGCTAGGATGTTTAAGTTTTCTTAACGCCTTGGCTTCAATCTGCCGGATTCGTTCACGGGTTACGTTAAATTGCTGGCCTACTTCTTCAAGGGTATGGTCAGTATTCATTCCAATACCAAAACGCATCCGCAATACTCGCTCTTCCCTAGGGGTAAGCGATGAGAGTACGCGGGTTGTTGCTTCACGCAAATTCGTTTGAATAGCAGCATCAAGGGGAATGACTGCCGATTTATCCTCAATAAAATCTCCCAGATGGCTATCTTCCTCGTCCCCAATAGGCGTTTCAAGGGAGATGGGCTCTTTGGCAATCTTCAACACTTTCCGGACTTTTTCCAAAGGCATGCTCAATTTTTCTGCCAACTCCTCAGGCGCAGGTTCTCGGCCAATTTCATGAAGCATCTGCCGCGATGTTCTTACCAGTTTATTGATGGTTTCTATCATATGAACGGGAATACGAATCGTGCGGGCCTGATCGGCAATGGAGCGGGTTATGGCCTGACGAATCCACCATGTAGCATAGGTTGAAAATTTATACCCCCTGCGATATTCAAATTTATCAACCGCTTTCATCAACCCGATATTGCCTTCCTGAATTAAATCCAGAAATTGCAAACCACGATTGGTATATTTTTTGGCAATGGAAATCACCAAGCGCAGGTTGGCCTCTATCATCTCCTTTTTAGCCCGCGCCGAGTCACGCTCCCCACGGGTAACGGTGGCGTAAACACGACGGAACTCCATCACAGGCAAGCCCACTTCTCCTGCTACACTGGCAATTTTTTTCCTTAGAGAGTCAATTTCGGTCGTATGACTTCCGGTAAAGTTTTTCCAATATTTACTGGGTAGGCTTGAAATCTCCTCAAGCCAGTTAGGATCAAGCTCATGATTACGATAATGAGCCAAGAAATCCTCACGGGAAATTTTTACACTTTCCGCCAGCCTTAAAAGCTTGCCCTCATGCCCATTCAATTTCTGGAACATCTGCTTTAACTGATAGACGAGCTCTTCAATACGGCTATTCTGTAAGCTGACCTGCTCAACCTTACGTGTAAGGGAATCCCTGAGGTCAATATAAGCCTGCTCATCCACCTCGTGAATGGTATCGCCTTTATTAAGGGCTTCAAGCCGTTTTTTCTGTAAGGCCTGAAGTTTTTCATACAAGGCTTCCATTTCCTCGAAATGGGCTAAGATTTCCGGGGTAAATTTTTCTTCGAGAGCAGAAAGAGAGAGACCACCACTTTCTGAACCCTCGATTTCTGAAGAATCCATATCCTCATCTTCGGAGGATTCGGCCTCAGACTCAGCCTCAAACCCATCACCGGATGAAACACTCCCTCCGCCCTCTTCCAAAGCATCAGACTGGGTGGCTTCCAAATCTATAATATCGCGCAGCAGAATTTCGCCTGCCTTAATTTTTTCATGCCAGGCAATAAGAGCTTTAAAGGTCAAGGGGCTTTCACACAAGCCCCCAATCATCTCATTTCGGCCCGCCTCAATACGCTTGGCAATCGCAATCTCGCCTTCACGAGATAAGAGCTCCACAGTCCCCATCTCACGCAAATAGAGGCGTACTGGGTCATCCGTTCGGCCAACACTGGTCTCAGTGGCACTTTCCTCATCGGGTTCATCAGTAACATCTTCTTCTGTGTCAGGTTTAACGGCTTCCCCTTCTTCGGTCTCATCGTTTTCGACAACCTGCATACCCATTTCAGAAAGAATCGCCATCACATCTTCAATCTGCTCAGACGACATCTGATCTTGAGGAAGAACGGCATTCAGCTCATCAAACGTAACATAGCCACGCTCTTTTCCCTTGGCAATAAGACGTTTTACAGCAGCTGACTGCGTATCGAGAATACTGACATCCGCCTCTTGGTCGCGCACTGTTGAATCTGATCTTGCTGCAGATTTTATTGCCATTGATGTAACAACTCCAACCCTGTTCAGGCCTTATCTGGTATAGGGCTTTAACGCAGAAAACCCCTGCTTTAGCCACCAAATCAGGAAAATTTAACACAACGAACCGGCTCTATAACAAAACATTATAACTTGGCCCACCGGTCAGACCTTCCTGTTTACAAACAGCACATTACCCATCCCTAACCTTTTATCAGTCAGAAACATGCATTCTCACTCTTTGGTATTGATATCTTTGCAGTTGGTATATTCCGCCTATAAAGTCAAGAGGAGATTGCAGATATAACAAAAAAAACGTTTTGTTCGTCTTTCGGGTTTTATAAAATAAGTCCCTTAACCTTAACACAAAACCTTTACTTACACATTTTTATACGCCCTTGAACTTTGTAAGCTTTCAATATTGCTTAGTCCCTGATTACTGAACTCCTGATTGCTTAATCTCAGATTGCTTAAGCTCCTAGCATTTGAGGCTTACTTAGCCCTGGGCTTACTTTTATTCATTATTTTTATTCATGGGGTATCTCTGTTACAGTGTTACATCCGCCTGATGGGCCCTGAGAAAGACAATGCGCCCGGTGCCTTCTTTACAGCCATTGCCCCCAAATCCGTATATTAAGGCCACTCTATTACGACAACTGGCAAAAAGCCTAAAAAAGAAAGGCCCCTTCAACGGCGAATCCCTAACCTTTGAGAAATTTATTCAATAAGGCTTTGGCTTTTATCCCAATGCCAAGCCAAACATAAAACCTCTCATTTTCGCCACTTCTTTTCACCATTTCTTAGCCATTGAGTTCTTCATCTCCCAATTCCCGTAGAGCAGAGGCCCGCCTGATTAAAGCATTCTGGTGTTCAGAATCTGGGTTGGTAATAAAGGCTTTTTTTGCTTTCTCCAGTTCCTCTTCCAGGGCTGAACGGCTTAAAAGACCATAAAAATGCCACCACCATGCCACAGCATTCGTCACTTCTAGCTCTTTGGGTAAAACCCCCTCCACAGTACGATCTAGAGCTTCCCATTCCTGATATCCCTCACCCTGTTTCAAAACTTGAAGCAAAGCCTCTCTGGGCAAACAGACTTCCCCCTGACCTGCCTTTTGTTGGCCCCTTTGCTGGCTATGGCTATCAACAAGAAAGCCCAATACAGCTTTTCTGATTTTCTCTAAAGCTGGGGGAATATCGAGGCGGCAGAGTGCCTCTTCCACATCATTAAGAATTTCCGGATAAAGAACGACAAGTGCGATAAGCAACTGCTTACGATTCAGCTGAACCTGACTTTCTGGAGGTAAAGGCATACGAGGAGCAACAGAAGGAAATAAACTTTTAGACCCTATTTGAGTGACCCTATTTTGATACCCTTTTCTCCCCTGCTGAACGCTCCTCCTCTCAGACCTATAAGCCTGAGTCCGGGCATAAGAAGGCGCGCGCATCAAGTCATAATAATAGCCATTCAGGGTTTGAAAATACGCTGAAGACAGTGTTTTATCATGAATACGAGAAGAAAATTCTCCAATGGCCTTTTTAAGACGTGCCTTTTCCTCTGGTGAAGACTGAGCACTGACACCCCCTTTCAAAAGCAAAAACATGCTTTCAGCAAGGGATTGGGCCTGCTCCAAAACCTGCAAAAGCCCGCTTTGCCCATATTGCCCCACCAGACTATCGGGGTCTTCCCCTTCAGGAAGGAGGCACAAGCGCAAGCTTTGCTCAGCGGTTAAATAAGGTAAGGCAGTTTCCACAGCGCGTAAGGCTGCTTTCCGGCCGGCGGCATCCCCATCAAAACATAAGACTGGAACAGATGTAAGCCGCCATAATTGTTCAAACTGTTCTATGGTTAAGGCCGTTCCCAATGGGGCCACAACCTGCACAAATCCCGCCTGATGGAGAGAGATAACATCCATATATCCTTCAACCACCATCACTTCGTTAACGATATTTTGGTTAACGGTATTTTGCGCCAAATGGGCATTTTTTCGAGCCCTTCCCGCCTGTGCCAATCCGAAAAGAACAGTTCTTTTAGAGAAAATTTCCGTTTCTGGGCCATTGAGATATTTCGGCTGG carries:
- the dnaG gene encoding DNA primase, whose protein sequence is MAFDPAFLEELRQRLPLASVIGKKTKLVRSGRNWKACCPFHGEKTPSFYVYEDHFHCYGCGAHGDVISFVMQSEGRNFAESVESLAAQAGLKVPQLSPASEQKSKEKKDAIAVLEAASHFFQRQLFEENGRSAREYLAKRGVTIESTKLFGLGWSPKGSHLADFLKAEGFTSDSMQKSGLFRQDEATGELKGFFFNRLMFPIVDRSFRPLSFGGRLLGEGQPKYLNGPETEIFSKRTVLFGLAQAGRARKNAHLAQNTVNQNIVNEVMVVEGYMDVISLHQAGFVQVVAPLGTALTIEQFEQLWRLTSVPVLCFDGDAAGRKAALRAVETALPYLTAEQSLRLCLLPEGEDPDSLVGQYGQSGLLQVLEQAQSLAESMFLLLKGGVSAQSSPEEKARLKKAIGEFSSRIHDKTLSSAYFQTLNGYYYDLMRAPSYARTQAYRSERRSVQQGRKGYQNRVTQIGSKSLFPSVAPRMPLPPESQVQLNRKQLLIALVVLYPEILNDVEEALCRLDIPPALEKIRKAVLGFLVDSHSQQRGQQKAGQGEVCLPREALLQVLKQGEGYQEWEALDRTVEGVLPKELEVTNAVAWWWHFYGLLSRSALEEELEKAKKAFITNPDSEHQNALIRRASALRELGDEELNG
- the rpoD gene encoding RNA polymerase sigma factor RpoD, with protein sequence MAIKSAARSDSTVRDQEADVSILDTQSAAVKRLIAKGKERGYVTFDELNAVLPQDQMSSEQIEDVMAILSEMGMQVVENDETEEGEAVKPDTEEDVTDEPDEESATETSVGRTDDPVRLYLREMGTVELLSREGEIAIAKRIEAGRNEMIGGLCESPLTFKALIAWHEKIKAGEILLRDIIDLEATQSDALEEGGGSVSSGDGFEAESEAESSEDEDMDSSEIEGSESGGLSLSALEEKFTPEILAHFEEMEALYEKLQALQKKRLEALNKGDTIHEVDEQAYIDLRDSLTRKVEQVSLQNSRIEELVYQLKQMFQKLNGHEGKLLRLAESVKISREDFLAHYRNHELDPNWLEEISSLPSKYWKNFTGSHTTEIDSLRKKIASVAGEVGLPVMEFRRVYATVTRGERDSARAKKEMIEANLRLVISIAKKYTNRGLQFLDLIQEGNIGLMKAVDKFEYRRGYKFSTYATWWIRQAITRSIADQARTIRIPVHMIETINKLVRTSRQMLHEIGREPAPEELAEKLSMPLEKVRKVLKIAKEPISLETPIGDEEDSHLGDFIEDKSAVIPLDAAIQTNLREATTRVLSSLTPREERVLRMRFGIGMNTDHTLEEVGQQFNVTRERIRQIEAKALRKLKHPSRSRKLRSFLDDN